One Bos taurus isolate L1 Dominette 01449 registration number 42190680 breed Hereford chromosome 3, ARS-UCD2.0, whole genome shotgun sequence DNA window includes the following coding sequences:
- the GAL3ST2 gene encoding galactose-3-O-sulfotransferase 2: protein MPSFLGGLQRCFWAVLLLLALAVLLLGCIMHVDIGLLMPQLGDQADGPPVTNVMFLKTHKTASSTVLNILYHFAETHNLSAALPAGGRFHLGYPWLFLARYVEGAEQGGPRQRFNIMCNHLRFNPPEVQKVMHNDTFYFSILRNPVFQLESSFVYYKSHVPAFRNVSSLDAFLASPWTYYNQSLGLSNAHARNSMWFDLGFHNDAPPEEGYVRARLLDVEQRFQLLLIAEHFDESMVLLRRLLRWRLDDVVAFRLNSRSQHSVTPLSPAGQERAKHWCALDWRLYQHFNRTFWARLRAELSPRRLRSEVARLRERRRELAAMCLQDSEPKNQSQITDFRLRPYQSGRADILGYNLRPGLDNQTLQMCQRMVMPELQYMAHLYTLQFPDKPPKNIAFLGA, encoded by the exons GTGCTTCTGGGCCGTGCTCCTCCTCCTGGCCCTGGCTGTGCTCCTGCTGGGCTGCATCATGCACGTGGACATCGGGCTGCTCATGCC CCAACTCGGGGACCAGGCTGATGGGCCTCCCGTCACCAACGTCATGTTTCTTAAGACGCACAAGACGGCCAGCAGCACGGTGCTCAACATCCTCTACCACTTCGCCGAGACGCACAACCTGTCGGCGGCGCTGCCCGCCGGCGGCCGCTTCCACCTTGGCTACCCCTGGCTCTTCTTGGCGCGCTACGTGGAGGGCGCAGAGCAGGGCGGGCCCAGGCAGCGCTTCAACATCATGTGCAACCACCTGAGGTTCAACCCGCCAGAG GTGCAGAAAGTCATGCACAACGACACCTTCTACTTTTCCATCCTCAGAAACCCTGTTTTCCAGCTGGAGTCCTCCTTCGTCTACTACAAGAGCCACGTCCCCGCCTTCAGGAACGTCTCCAGCCTGGATGCCTTCTTGGCCTCGCCGTGGACCTACTACAACCAGAGCCTGGGGCTGAGCAACGCCCACGCCCGGAACAGCATGTGGTTCGACCTGGGTTTCCACAATGACGCGCCGCCCGAGGAGGGCTACGTGCGCGCGCGCCTGCTCGACGTGGAGCAGCGCTTTCAGCTGCTGCTCATTGCCGAACATTTCGACGAGTCCATGGTGCTGCTCCGGCGCCTGCTGCGCTGGCGGCTGGACGACGTGGTGGCCTTCAGGCTCAACTCGCGCAGCCAGCACAGTGTCACCCCCTTGTCGCCCGCAGGCCAGGAGCGCGCCAAGCACTGGTGCGCCCTGGACTGGCGCCTGTACCAGCACTTCAACCGCACCTTCTGGGCCCGGCTGCGCGCAGAGCTGAGCCCGCGGCGTCTGCGCTCCGAAGTGGCTCGGCTGCGCGAGCGGCGGCGCGAGCTGGCCGCCATGTGTCTGCAGGACAGCGAGCCCAAGAACCAGTCGCAGATCACCGATTTCCGACTGCGCCCCTACCAGTCGGGCAGGGCCGACATCCTGGGCTACAACCTCAGGCCGGGCCTGGACAACCAGACGCTGCAGATGTGTCAGCGGATGGTTATGCCTGAGCTCCAGTACATGGCCCACCTGTACACCCTGCAGTTCCCTGACAAACCCCCCAAGAACATTGCCTTCCTGGGGGCCTAG
- the NEU4 gene encoding sialidase-4 — protein MGTPRVPARTVLFQRERTGLTYRVPALLFAPPGPTLLAFAEQRLSPDDAHAHRLVQRTGTLAGGSVRWGAPRVLGTAALDEHRSMNPCPVHDERTATVFLFFIAVRGRTPEAAQIASGRNAARLCCVTSRDAGRSWGGARDLTAEAVGSAEQDWATFAVGPGHGVQLRSGRLLVPAYTYHVVRRECFGRICRTRPQSFAFYSDDHGRTWQRGGLVPSLRSGECQLAAVDGGRAGGVLYCNARSPLGSRVQALSVDEGTSFLPGELVPALAETARGCQGSIVGFPAPPASGWKDEGWSAGTSNPLRLPHLCPGAREAPEEGTGDTRGGGGLGGMEGCGNGPREPGENWGSWASVLLGPLAALSQSPTWLLYSHPVGRRARLHMGVRLSRSPLDPHSWTEPWVIHQGPSGYSDLASIGPAPGGVPTFACLFESGARVSYEEISFCMFSLQEVLENVRLGGVHPGPGDKPGDKPAGRCQPS, from the exons ATGGGGACCCCGCGTGTCCCCGCGCGGACCGTCCTTTTCCAGCGCGAGCGGACGGGCCTGACCTACCGCGTGCCCGCGCTGCTCTTCGCGCCCCCCGGGCCCACCCTGCTGGCCTTCGCGGAGCAGAGGCTCAGCCCCGACGACGCCCACGCCCACCGTCTGGTGCAGAGGACCGGCACGCTAGCCGGGGGCTCCGTGCGG TGGGGCGCCCCGCGCGTGCTGGGGACGGCGGCCCTGGACGAGCACCGCTCCATGAACCCCTGCCCGGTGCACGATGAGCGCACGGCCACGGTCTTCCTCTTCTTCATCGCCGTGCGTGGCCGCACCCCCGAGGCCGCGCAGATCGCCTCGGGCAGGAACGCCGCGCGCCTCTGCTGCGTTACCAGCCGGGACGCGGGGCGCAGCTGGGGCGGCGCGCGGGACCTCACGGCGGAGGCGGTGGGCAGCGCTGAGCAGG ACTGGGCCACGTTTGCCGTGGGGCCTGGCCACGGAGTGCAGTTGCGCTCTGGCCGCCTGCTGGTGCCGGCCTACACCTACCACGTGGTCCGGCGGGAGTGCTTCGGCCGGATCTGCAGGACCCGCCCCCAGTCCTTCGCGTTCTACAGTGATGACCACGGCCGCACCTGGCAGCGCGGGGGCCTCGTGCCCAGCCTGCGCTCGGGCGAGTGCCAGCTGGCCGCGGTGGACGGCGGGCGGGCCGGTGGCGTCCTCTACTGCAATGCTCGGAGCCCCCTGGGCAGCCGCGTGCAGGCCCTCAGCGTGGACGAGGGCACCTCCTTCCTGCCCGGGGAGCTGGTGCCTGCCCTGGCCGAGACCGCCCGGGGCTGCCAGGGCAGCATCGTGGGCTTCCCGGCCCCACCCGCCAGCGGGTGGAAGGATGAGGGGTGGTCCGCGGGCACCAGCAACCCTCTCCGCCTTCCGCACCTCTGTCCTGGGGCCAGGGAGGCCCCAGAGGAGGGCACTGGAGACACccgtgggggcggggggctgggtgGGATGGAGGGCTGTGGCAACGGccccagggagcctggtgagaACTGGGGCTCCTGGGCCTCAGTGCTCCTGGGACCTCTTGCAGCCTTGTCGCAGAGCCCCACGTGGTTGCTGTACTCCCACCCAGTGGGGCGCAGGGCTCGGCTCCACATGGGTGTCCGCCTGAGCCGGTCCCCGCTGGACCCCCACAGCTGGACGGAGCCCTGGGTCATCCACCAGGGCCCCAGTGGCTACTCGGACCTGGCATCCATCGGGCCTGCCCCTGGGGGCGTCCCGACCTTCGCCTGTCTGTTCGAGAGTGGGGCCAGGGTCTCCTATGAGGAGATCTCCTTCTGCATGTTTTCCCTGCAGGAGGTCCTGGAGAACGTGAGGCTAGGGGGAGTGCACCCCGGCCCTGGAGACAAGCCTGGAGACAAGCCTGCGGGGCGCTGCCAGCCCTCCTGA